In Bremerella cremea, one DNA window encodes the following:
- a CDS encoding sulfatase family protein, which translates to MRILFTLFACLSFAATTLGADSQRPNFLIIYADDLGYGDVSAYHDSDVHTPNIDKIAAQGIKFTSMRANCTVCSPSRAALLTGRYPDLVGVPGVIRTNQANSWGYLKPGTATLANELKEVGYHTAIIGKWHLGLKSPNTPTERGFDHFHGFLGDMMDSYTTHRREGHNYMRLNEQEIDPAGHATELFARWAADYITARGTKKDEPFFLYLAFNAPHFPIEPPQAYFERVKQQQPNLSEKRAKNVAFVQHLDDAVGKVLASLEKAGLAENTVVYFGSDNGGSLPHAQNNDPWRDGKQSHYDGGLKVPFFVRWPGHIEPGQTSDYEGLNFDIFPTFLELAGAKPADDLNAVSLTPILSGKPMPAQPRELYFVRREGGMRYGGKSYQAIIYNGWKLMQNDPYSPLELYNLKEDPQEQNDLAKSERQMFRQLQQAMQRQIQAAGSVPWQADQED; encoded by the coding sequence GCAGCGGCCTAACTTTTTGATCATTTACGCTGACGATCTGGGCTACGGCGATGTTTCGGCCTACCACGATTCCGACGTCCATACTCCCAATATCGACAAGATCGCGGCCCAGGGAATCAAATTCACCAGCATGCGGGCCAACTGCACGGTTTGCTCGCCATCGCGAGCCGCGCTGTTAACCGGGCGTTATCCGGATTTGGTCGGCGTGCCAGGGGTGATTCGTACTAACCAGGCGAACTCGTGGGGATACCTCAAGCCAGGCACTGCGACCCTGGCCAACGAACTGAAGGAAGTGGGATACCACACGGCGATTATTGGCAAGTGGCATCTAGGACTTAAATCACCGAACACGCCCACCGAGCGTGGATTCGACCATTTTCATGGCTTTCTCGGCGACATGATGGACAGCTATACAACCCATCGCCGCGAAGGTCACAACTATATGCGGTTGAACGAGCAAGAGATCGATCCGGCAGGGCACGCGACCGAGCTATTCGCCCGGTGGGCCGCCGATTACATTACTGCCCGTGGTACGAAAAAGGATGAGCCGTTCTTTTTGTACTTGGCTTTCAACGCCCCTCATTTTCCCATCGAGCCACCGCAAGCCTATTTTGAGCGAGTCAAACAGCAGCAGCCTAATTTGAGCGAGAAACGGGCTAAGAATGTTGCCTTCGTGCAGCACTTAGACGACGCGGTCGGTAAGGTACTGGCTTCGCTCGAAAAAGCAGGCTTGGCCGAGAATACGGTCGTTTACTTCGGCAGCGACAACGGTGGTTCGTTGCCTCATGCCCAGAACAACGACCCGTGGCGCGATGGTAAGCAAAGTCATTACGACGGCGGTTTGAAGGTTCCCTTCTTCGTGCGGTGGCCAGGGCATATCGAGCCAGGACAAACAAGCGACTACGAAGGCTTGAACTTTGATATCTTTCCGACGTTCTTAGAACTGGCGGGTGCCAAGCCTGCTGACGACTTGAACGCGGTGAGCCTGACGCCGATTCTGTCAGGTAAACCGATGCCTGCTCAGCCACGCGAGCTTTACTTTGTACGGCGTGAAGGAGGAATGCGTTACGGAGGCAAATCGTACCAGGCAATCATTTACAACGGCTGGAAGCTAATGCAGAACGATCCTTATTCGCCGCTGGAACTTTACAACTTAAAAGAAGATCCTCAAGAGCAAAACGATTTGGCGAAGTCCGAGCGGCAGATGTTCCGCCAATTGCAACAGGCCATGCAGCGGCAGATTCAAGCAGCCGGCAGCGTCCCATGGCAAGCAGACCAAGAAGATTGA